The genomic window GGCGAACTCGGAGGAGCCGAGCACCGTGCGCAACGGGCGCACCTCGATGCCGGGGAGATCCATCGGCAGCATCAGCCAGGTGATCCCGGCCTGCTTCTTCACGTCCGGGTCGGTGCGCACGAGCAGCTCGCCGAAATCGCCGATCTGACCGAACGAGCACCAGATCTTCTGCCCGGTGACGACGTAGCAATCGCCGTCGCGCACGGCCCGGGTGCGCAACGACGCGAGATCCGAGCCCGCGCCCGGCTCCGAGAAGCCCTGGCACCAGACCTCGTCGCCGCGCAGGATCGCCGGCAGATAGCGGGATCGCTGCTCGGGTGTGGCCTCGGCGATGAGCGTGGGACCGGCGTGCAGCAGCCCCACGAAGTTGACCCCCACGTAGGGCGCGTGGGCCCGCTCGGTCTCCTCCAGGAACACCAGGTGCTCGGCCGGGGAAGCACCACGCCCGCCCAGCTCCCTTTGCCAGTTGATGCCGGCGTAGCCGGCATCAAACAGCATCCGCTGCCATGCCGTGTCGTAGGCGCGCCGCCCCGGCCAGTCATCCTGAGCCGGCGGAGGGCCGATCGTGGGCAGCACCCGATCGAGCCATTCCTTGAGCTCGCCCCGGAACTGCTCCTCGCTCTCTGAGTAGCGCAGGTTCACTCGAAGCCCGGAAAGGCCAGCCCCGCGGTCATGCCGCCATCGATGAGGAACTCGGCTCCCGTCGAGTACGAGCTCTCGTCCGAGGCGAGGAAGGTCACCAGCCGGGCCACCTCCTCGGGCTTGCCGATGCGCCCGATCGGCTGGTGCCGGTACCCGGCGTCCTTGTTGGACTGGTCGACCTGGTCGAGGGCGAGCATCGGGGTGTCGATGCCTCCGGGGTGGACCGAGTTCACCCGGATGCTGTATCGACCGAGCTCCAGGGCGGCGGCCTTGGTCATGCCCCGGACGGCGAACTTGCTCGCTGTGTAGGCACACGCCCCGGCCATGCCCTCGAGGCCCTGGGTCGAGGAGATGTTCACGATGGCGCCACCGCCAGCGGCCTTGAGGGCCGGAATGGCGGCCTTCATGCCGAGGAAGCAGCCGAACTGGTTGACCTCGATGACCTGCCGGTACTCCTCGAACGAGGTCCGCTCGATCGAGCCGAACCGGAGGATTCCGGCGTTGTTGACGAGCACGTCGAGCTTCCCGAACCGGTTCGTCGCCGCCTCGACCGCCGTCGCCCAGTCGTCCGGTCTGCTGACGTCGAGATGCACGTAGGCGGAGGCGTCTCCGATCTCGACGGCCAGCTTCTCGCCCACCTCGTCCAGCACGTCGCCGAGCACGACCTTGGCTCCCTCGGCGGCGAAGATCCGGGCCTCGGCCTCGCCCTGGCCCCGGGCCCCCCCGGAGATGAGCGCAACCTTCCCGTCCAGTCTGCCCACGACAGCCCTTCCTCTCTCGGACCAGCCTCGCCGGCCGCGGCCTTCGGCCTTCACGGTCGCTCATTTCCTGACGCAGCGTCAATCCGGGCCCGTGCTCTCCTCAGGTCACGCTGATCGTCCTGTTCAACTCAGGTGCTGGAGCGCCACCGATAGTGTCGGCGGCATGAGCGACGGGCCTCTCGCCGACATCCGGGTCATCGACTGCTCGGGCCTCATCGCCGCGCCCGGCTGCGCCCGGTACCTGGCCGACTTCGGCGCCGATGTGATCAAGGTGGAACGACCCGACGGGGGTGACGCCGCACGCGACCTGGGCTGGCGCGACACCAGGGATGGCGTGTCGCTGTGGTGGAAGCTGGAGGGTCGCAACAAGCGGTGCGTGACCCTCGATCTCAAGTCGGCCGAGGGGCTCGAGGCGCTGCTCGGTCTGTGCGACGACGCCCACGTGCTGGTCGAGAACTTCCGACCCGGCACCCTCGAGCGGCTGGGCATGGGACCAGACGTGCTCCTGGCGCGCAACCCCCGGCTCGTCATCACCCGCATCACCGGCTTCGGACAGGACGGCCCGTACGCCGGCCGTCCGGGCTTCGCCACCCTCGCCGAGGCCATGTCCGGCTTCGCCGCCATCAACGGCGACCCCGACGGCGCGCCGCTGCTGCCTCCGGTCGCCCTCACCGACGAGGTCACGGCGCTGGTCGGCGCCTTCGCGACCATGGTCGCCCTGCACTCAGGCGTCGGTCAGGTGGTCGACGCCAGCCTGCTCGAATCCATGCTCCAGGTCATGGGTCCCCTGCCGGCCGCCTACGCGGTGCTGGGCTACGAGCAGCCCCGCCTGGGGTCGGGCATCCCCTACAGCGTCCCGCGCGGCACCTACCGGTGCGCGGACGGCTCGTGGGTGGCCATCAGCACCTCGTCGGAGCCGGTCGCCCGACGCCTCCTGCACCTGGTCGGACTGGGGGACGATGACGGGCTGCGCACCAACGCCGGCCGGTCGGCGCGCCGCGAGGAGGTCGACCGCGCCGTCGGGGCCTGGATCGGTGCCCGGACCATGGCGGAGGCGCTCGAGTCGCTGAACGACGCCGACGTCGCCGTGGCGCCGGTCATGGGCATGGCCGACATCCTCGGCGATCCCCACGTGGCGGCGCGCCACGCCGTGTGCGACGTCGAGGGCACACCGATGCAAGGCGTCGTCGCCCGCCTCTCGGCCACGCCCGGCCGTATCCGCTGGTCCGGCCGTCCATTGGGGGCCGACAACGAGGAGGTGCTCGGCGAGTCGCCCGGCGGCTAGGCGGTGAGGAACCGGCGCACGCCGAGAGCCGAGCCCCCGGCTCCCACGACCGCCCCCATGAACACCACGAAGATCTCGGTGAGGAAGAGGTCGCGGCCGGACACGACGATCGACTGGAACAGCGTCACGTCGTAGTGCTGCACCGAGTACCGCAGCAGGAAGCTGACGACGGCCACGACGCCCGCCGCCACCACTCCACCCGCCAGCCCTTGGATCACGCCCTCCAGCATGTAGGGCACCCGGATGAACCAGTTGGTGGCGCCCACCAGCTTCATGACCGCCACCTCTCTCCGTCGGGCGAAGATCGCCATCCGGATCGCGTTCAGGATGAGCACGGCGGCGGCGGCCAGCAGGACCACGGCGACGCTGTACAGGACCGCCTGAGCGATCCCCGTGACCCGTAGCAGGGTGTCGACCGACTGCTTGGCGTACACCACGTTCCTGACCCCGGGGTCGGACCTGATCGCGGTCCCGACCTGTTGGACGTGGTTGGCGTCGCGCGCCACCACGCGGAACGAAGGGGGCAGGTCAGCGGCCGTGGCGCTGTTGACGAGGTCGGGCTGGTTGGCGAACATCGTGCGGAACTCGTTCCAGGAACACGTCTGGTCGCAGTAGGTGACCCGCTTCACCTCTTGCAACGACCCCAGCTGCTGCGCCACCGTCTGGGTCTGGTCCACGGGTGTCTGGGGCTGCATGAACACGGCCAGCTGGACCCCGCCCTTCCACCTCGTCGTGGCGGTGGACACCCCCTGCTTGAGCAGCAGCGCGGAGCCGACCAGCGAGAGCGAGACGGCCACGGTGAGCACCGCGGCGATCGTCATCAGGCGGTTGCGCCACAGGTTGGTGCCCGTCTCGCGGGCGACGTAGTCGAGCGACAGGCCCATCAGCGCAACCCCTCGACCCCCGCCGACGTGGGCTCGGCGGACATGGCCACCGCATCGGGTCGCTCCTCGAGCTGCGCGTCGGGCGCCTCGTATGCGCCCTGGTCCTCGTCGCGGACGACGATGCCGCCGTCGAGCTCGATGACGCGGCGCCGCATCGTGTTGACGATGGCGTCGTTGTGGGTCGCCATGAGGACCGTCGTGCCAGTGCGGCTGATGCGGTCGAGCAGCTTCGTCACGACCGCGCCACCGCCCGGGTCGATGTTGCCTGTGGGCTCGTCGGCCAGGAGGATGAGCGGCCGGTTGACGAAGGCCCGGGCGATTGCCACCCGCTGCTGCTCGCCGCCCGACAGCTCGCCCGGCAAGCAGTCCCACTTGTCACCGAGGCCCACCAGGTCCAGGGCCTGGGGCACCTGGGACGCCACGACAGACTTCTGGCGGCCGATGACCTCGAGGGCGAAGGCCACGTTGGCGAACACCGACTTGCTGGGCAGCAGCCGGAAGTCCTGGAACACGCAGCCGATGTTGCGCCGGAGGTAGGGCACCTTCCAGTGACGCAGCCGGCCGATGTTCCACCCGGCCACCCAGATCTGACCGCGGTCCGGAGCCTCCTCGCGAAGGATCAGGCGGATGAACGTCGACTTCCCGGCGCCGGAGGGACCGACGAGGAAGACGAACTCACCCCTCCCGATGTCAACCGAGCAGTCGCGGAGCGCGCAGACGGAGCCCTTGTAAGTTTTGGTGACGTTGTCCAGTCGGATCATGAATGTCCACGGAGCAGCGCCCTCCCGCGCCGAACTGCGCCGGCGATCTGCGTTCCGGGGACGATAGCACCCCATACGGGGCGGTCCGCCAATCGGCAGACGGGCCTAGCCGTCTCCCTGGGCTCGCCGCCAGCGGAGGAAGGACTCCATGAACCCGTCGAGGTCGCCATCGAGCACGGCGTCGACGTTTCCGGTCTCCTCGTTGGTCCTTAGGTCCTTCACCAGCTGGTACGGCGCCAGCACGTATGACCGGATCTGGTTGCCCCAGGCCACGTCGGTCTGCGGTCCCGAGATGGCGTCGAGCTCCGCCTGGCGCTCCTCGCGCTGGCGATCGGCCAACTTGGCGCCGAGGATCTGGAGCGCCTTGGCCTTGTTCTGGTGCTGGCTGCGCTCGTTCTGGACAGAGACGACGATGCCGGTCGGGAGATGAGTGATGCGCACGGCCGAGTCGGTGACGTTGACATGCTGGCCGCCGGCGCCCGACGACCTGTAGGTGTCCACCCGCAGGTCCTTCTCGTCGATCTCGACCACGGCCGAGACGTCGTCGAGGAACGGTGTGGCGTCGAGGGACGCGAAACTGGTCTGACGCCGCTTCTGGGCGTCGAACGGTGACATGCGAACCAGACGGTGCACGCCCCGTTCGGCCGCCAGCAACCCGTAGGCGTACCGGCCCCGGACGATGAACGTGGCCGACAGAATGCCGGCCTCCTGGCCGGGTGACACCTCGTCGACCTCGACCGAGAAGCCGCGGCGCTCGGCCCAGCGCAGGTACATGCGCAGCATCATCTCGGCCCAGTCCTGGGCGTCGGTGCCGCCCGCCCCGGCGTGGATCTCCGCCACTGCGTCCCGGTCGTCGTGCTCGCCGGAGAACAGCGAGCGCAGCTCGAGGGAGTCCAGCTGCCGTCCCAGATCGGCCACCGCCTCGGCCAGCTCCACCTCGACCGACTCGTCGCCCTCCTCCACGGCCAGCTCGTAGAGGGTCTCGGTGTCAGCCAGCCGGGCGTCGAGCCCCGTCAGCAGCTCGACGTCCCCGCTCACCCGGCCGTAGGCCGTGGTGGCGACCCGCGCCGCGTCGGCATCGTCCCAAAGGTCGGGGCGACCCACTTCCGCCTCCAGCTCGGAGAGGCGAGTCCGGAGCCCAGGCAGGTCCAGGTAGGTCTTGGCCTCCTCGAGACGCTTGCGCAGGGCGGCCAGATCGTCAGCGAAGTCGCGCACCGGCTACTCCGAGCCGCCGGGCGCGTGACCCCGGCTTCAGCGGCCGTGGCACAGCTTGTATTTCTTGTTGCTCCCACACCAGCAGGGGTCGTTGCGCCCGATCTTGTCGCGATCGGACTTGACGGTGGGAGCCTGGGCGGCGAGAGCTTCGGACGCTGCCGCGCCAGCTGCGACCTGCTCGGGGGCTGCGGCCGCCGGGTCTGGCAGCTGGGCCAGCGCCGCCTGGGCCTGCTCCTGGGCCTGTTGGGCCTGCTGGGCAGCCATGGCGATGCTCGCCGGCCCCTGGACCGGGTCGTCGGCGGCGAGGTAGCTCGCCTGTCCCAGATCGGGCTCGGCCGCCTGCTCGGTGAGGACCTCCACGTGCAGCACGTAGCGCAGATAGTCGTCGTCGATGGCGTCCATGAGCTGACCGAACATGCTGAAGCCCTCGCGCTGCCAGGCCACCAGCGGGTCCTGCTGGCCCATGGCCCGCAGGTTGATGCCCTCGCGCAGGTAGTCCATCTCGGCCAGGTGCTCCCGCCAGCGCTGATCGATGATCTGGAGCATGATCTCTCGCTCGAGGGAACGGGCCACCTCCGGCCCTCCGGGGATGGTCGTCTCCCGCTCGGCGTAGTAATCGGCGGCCTCGGCCCGGATGCTCTCGTAGAGCTGGTCGGAGGTCTCGGCGTGTCGGAGGTCCTCCTCGGTGAACTTCGTGGGGTAGTACTGACCGACCTCGGCGATGAGAGCGGCGATGTCCCAGTCCTCGGCGTAGCCCTCGCAGGTCGCCATGACCACCGAGTCCAGCGCCTCGTCCAGCAGCTCCTCGGTCCGCTCCCGCAGGTCTTCGCCGTCGAGCACCTGCATCCGGCGCTGGTAGATGACCTTGCGCTGCTCGTTCATGACCTCGTCGTACTTGAGCACGTCCTTGCGGATCTCGGCGTTGCGGGCCTCGACCGTATTCTGCGCCCGCTCGATGGCGCGGGTGACCATCTTGGCCTCGATGGGAACGTCCTCAGGGAGGGCCTTGGCCATCACCCAGTTCATGGCCCCAGTGGCGAAGAGCCGCATGAGCTCGTCCTCGAGCGACAGGAAGAACCGGCTCTCCCCCGGATCCCCCTGACGGCCGGACCGCCCCCGGAGCTGATTGTCGATGCGGCGGCTCTCGTGGCGCTCGCTGCCAAGCACGTACAGCCCCCCGAGGGCACGGATCTGGTCGCCCTCGGCCTTGCACTGCAGTTCGAACTTGGCCCGCAGATCGGCCCGAGCGGCGCGACCCTCGTCGCTGTCCGGGTCGAGCCCCTGGGCCAGGACCTCCTGGGCCGCCAGGCCGTCGGGATTGCCCCCCAACAGGATGTCGACACCGCGGCCGGCCATGTTCGTGGCCACCGTGATGGCCTGGAGCCGCCCCGCCTGGACGACGATCTGCGCTTCCCGGGCGTGCTGCTTGGCGTTCAGCACGTTGTGCGGAATGCCCCGGATGTCGAGGAGCCGGGAGAGCACCTCGGACTTGGCGACCGACGCCGTGCCGACCAGCACGGGCTGGCCGCGGTCGTGGCGTTCGATCAGATCCTCCACGACCGCCTCGAACTTGGCCTGCTCGCTCTTGTAGACCAGGTCAGGGTGGTCGGCCCGGACCATAGGCAGGTTGGTCGGGATCGGCACCACGGGCAGGTCGTAGGTGTTGGCGAACTCCGACGCCTCGGTCTCCGCCGTGCCGGTCATACCGGCGAGCTTCTCGTAGAGTCGGAAGTAGTTCTGCAGCGTCACCGTCGCCCAGGTGTGGTTCTCCTCCTTGATGCGAACCCGCTCCTTGGCCTCGACGGCCTGGTGCAGCCCGTCGGACCACCGCCGCCCCTCCAGGATCCGGCCGGTGAACTCGTCGACGATCTTCGCTTCGCCACCGGCCACGATGTAGTCCTTGTCCCGGTGGTAGAGCTCCTTGGCCCGCAGCGCCTGCTGGAGCTGATGGACGTAGTTCACCGACACCAGGTCGTAGAGGTTGCCCACTCCAATCTGGGACTCGACCTTCTCGATGCCCTCCTCGGTGGGGAAGACCGTTCGCTTCTCCTCGTCGACCTCGTAGTCGACGTCGCGCTTGAGCGTCCGCACGACCCCCGCGAACTGGTAGTACAGCCGGGCCGACTCGGCCGCCGGACCGCTGATGATGAGGGGCGTCCGAGCCTCGTCGATGAGGATCGAGTCGACTTCGTCGACGATGGCGTAGGCATGGCCGCGCTGCGCCATCGCATCGCGCGACCTGGCCATGTTGTCGCGCAGGTAGTCGAAACCGAACTCGGTGTTGGTGCCATAGGTGACGTCGGCGGCATAGGCCTCACGCTTGGCCTCGGCGTCCTCCACTTCCGGGACGACGAGCCCGACCTTCAGCCCCAGGAAGCGGTGGATCTGGCCCATCCACTCGGCGTCGCGGGCAGCCAGGTAGTCGTTGACGGTGACTACGTGGACGCCCTTGCCAGTGAGGCCGTTGAGGTAGACGGGCAGGGTCGACACGAGCGTCTTGCCCTCGCCGGTCTTCATCTCGGCGATCCATCCGAAGTGGAGGGCCATCCCGCCCATCAGCTGGACGTCGAAGTGTCGCTGGCCGATGACCCGTCGCGCCGCTTCCCGTACGACGGCGAAGGCCTCCACCAACAGGTCGTCGAGACCCTCCCCCTGGTCCAGGCGCTCCCTGAACTCGACCGTCCGGTGGCGCAGGGCGGCGTCGTCCAGCGCCTCGACCTCGGGCTCGAGGTCGTTGATCATCGGCACGATCTCCTGGAGGCGGCGGAGCTTCTTCCCCTCGCCCGCGCGCAGCATCTTGGTGAGGACGCTCATCGTCACCCCAGTGTACTGAGGGTCCTGGCCCCTACCCCGCCGCCACGGGGCCCGATTTCGACCGGACGTGAACCGAAAGAAGTCCCTCGCCTGCGCCCGCCTGTGGGCAGGATGGACCGGCGCCCTCCGGCGCTCAGCGGTCCTCGGCCTCGATCAGGCGCTCGCGCACGGCGTAGATGACCGCCTGCATGCGGGAGTGGAGGTGGAGCTTGTCGAGGATGTTGTGGACGTGGTTCTTGACCGTGTTCTCGGAGATGTACAGCGAATCGGCGATGTCCCTGTTGCTCATCCCCCGGGCGACCAGCTTGAGCACCTCCAGCTCCCGCCCCGTCAGCTCCGGCGGGGGGACCTGGGGCCGCTCCTCGGCCCGCCTAACCAGGGAGTTGAACTCGGTCAGCAGCTTGGAGGCCATCGAGGGTGAGATGAGGCTCTGGCCCTGGACCACGGCCCGGATGGCATCGGCCACCTCCTCGACCGAGATCTCCTTGAGCAGGTACCCGTTCGCCCCCGCCTTGACCGCCTCGTAGAGATCCTCCTCCTCGTCGCTCACCGTGAGCATCAGGATCCTCGCCGACGGGGTCACGGTGCGGATGGTGCGCGCCGCCTCGATGCCGTTCACCTGAGGCATCCGTACGTCCATCAACACCACGTCGGGGGCCAGCTCCTCGGCCTTGGCGATCGCCTCGGCCCCGTCCTCGGCCTCACCCACGACCTCGATCCCACCCTCGGTGCCCAGCACCACGTACAAGCCTCGGCGGAACAGTGCCTGGTCATCCGCGATCAGCACGCGGATGACCTGCCCGTCTTGTCCCGAGATCTGGTTGTCGACCAAGAGTTCCCCCGTGTCAGGTGTCAGGTGTCAGGTGGTGTCGATTAGTCCGATTTGACTGTCCTTCCGCCGGTATACCACCGCGGCACGGCCCGTTTCAGCATTCGTGAACAGGAAGAACCCCCGGCCGAGGAGGTCGAGCTCGAGGACGGCCTCCTCAGGGGTCATGGGCTTGGCATCGGATTGGACCGTCCGGATGATGCGCGGTGTCTCGTCCTCGGCATCCTCGTCGTCGTCGGCGATCACGGCCGCCACGGCATCGGGACCGGGCGCTCCACCGGCGTGCCGGCGGGGGTGGGACCGTCCGATCAGGCGCCCCTTCAGCTTCTCCAGCCGGTGCTCGAGCTTGTCGACGACCCGGTCGACGGCCGCGAACGTGTCGCTCGCCGCAGCCCTCGCCCGCACGATGTGGCCGTGGCCCACCACGGTCACCTCGCACACCTCCTTGTCAGCGATGCGCGGATTGCGCTCCTCGAGGAAGCGAACCTCGGCCCGCTCCATCGAGTCGAGGTAGCGCCCCAGCCGGGTGACCTTCTCCTCCACGGTCGCACGCAGCAGCTCCGACACCTCGACGTTCCGGCCCTGGATCGAGATGTCCACAGTGCAATCCTCCTGTTTCAGCGAACGGGCCGCGAGCGGCTGACCTGGTCTTTGACCCCACACTCGCCTGCCGAGAGGGTGGCGGGCCCGGCGTTGGCGGCCGGTAGGCCCCACAACGCACCCTGGCGCCCGCGTCGCCTCTTCGCCGCCGGTGCCGACGGTCGGCACATCGGCGGGCAGGACTTACTCCTAAGCCGCACCATGCTCAGCAACCACGGGTTGCCTTACGTGGGTCGTTTCGCCTACGGCTGGCCTCGACTTGCAACCACAGACCCGCACGCAGCCCATACGAGAGTGTAGGACGTGCTGACGGAATTCGGCCTAGTCAGTAGGTGCCAGTCGTCCAGCAAGCTCCGTCCGGCCCCGGGGCGGGCCGGTGCTGGGCCTGCGTCCGGCCTCCCCGGCCGGTGCTGTGCCTGCCTCCGGCCTCCAGGGCCGGTGCTACTCCCGGCCCCGGCCTCCCGGGCTGCTCTCGAGACGGCTCTTTATCTCGGTAAGGACCGGGACCGGCCCCGGGTCGAGCCCCTCCTGGGCGGCCAGGTGCAGCGAGACGAAGTCACCGAAGATGACCAGGTCCAGAAGCTGGGCCAGGCGCCCCTCCCCCTCGGCCTCCACCTCCTCGATCCCCGCCACGACCTCCCGGACGATGTCGTCCACCAGCCCGAAGCGGGCGGCGATCCGGGGGTGCTCATCCCGGTGGCGGAGGTTCACGAGGGTCACAAGCTGGCGGGTGATGTCCCCGTGCTGTCCCCATCCGGCCACCTCGTTGTGGCACAGCTCCGGTTGGCTGGCGGCGAACGCCGGAGCCTTGGCGTTCTCGTTGACGTCCGCCTTCCAGCGCCAGGCGGCGACGGCGCCGATGCCGGCTGCGCCGTAGACGAGCGGGATCGTGCGCCCGATGCGACGGGCGAGTGCCGCCGCCGGGCTCGCCGCCCCAACCAGCTGGTCGCGGCGCCGCTGCAGCTGGCCCACCGCCTGGTCGACCCATCGCCGGCCGTCCGGAAGCAGGCCCAGGTCCTCGGCCACGGCGAGCAGCGGGACCGTCATGGCCCCCACGGCGGCACGCGGCTGGGGAATGGTGTCGGGCACCGGCAGCAGCGGTGCCCCCCAGTCGTCGGCCAGCTTGGCCAGCTCGCCGCCGCTGGTCACGACGATCACGCTCGCTCCCCGCGATCTCGCGGCCCGGGCGGCCTCGATCGTCTCCTCGGTGTCACCCGAGAACGAGACGGCGAAGACCAACGACGCCGGGCCGACGAAGCCCGGGGGGCAGTAGGACTTCACGACCGAGACGGGCACAGCCAGGTCGGGGCCGGCCGTCGCCTGGAAAACGTCGCCCGCGATGCCGCTGCCCCCCATGCCCAGCACGACCACGTTGGCGATCGACCCGCGGGGCGGGAGCCCGGCCAGGTGCTCGACGGCCTCGGCGGCAGCGGCGACCTGTTCGGGGAGCTGGGCGGCGGCATCCCACATCCCCAGCGTGTCGACCACCTGCCCGCTCACGCCGGTGCGCCGCCCGAAGGGCTCTTCCCCGGATCGAAGGTCGGCGTGATGCCCTCCGCCTCGGCCTTGGCCAGCAGGCGACCGTGCTCGGCATCGTCGACGGTCTCGGCCTCGTCGATCAACATGATGGGAATGTCGTCCCGGATCGCGTAGCGCCGATGGAGGCGCGGGTTGTAGAGGCTGTCCTCGTCGGCGAAGTACAGCAGTGGTCCCTTGTCCTCGGGACAGGCCAGGATCTCGAGCAGCAGGGGGTCGAGTGCCACCTCAGCTCTCCCTTCGTGGGGTAGGACCGGCACCGGCCGTGTCCCCGGCGGCGCGGTCGATGAGTGAGAGGACCTCCGCCAGATGGACATCGCGCTCGGCCGGCGAGGGGGCCTCGAGGTTCAGACGGAGGAGAGGCTCGGTGTTGGAGGGACGGACGTTGAACCACCAATCGCCCCAGTCGACGGTCAACCCGTCGGTGCGGTCGAGAGCCGCGCCGCTCACCGAGTCGAGCTCGGCGGCGATCGACTCGACGACCCGCGGCGGGTCGGGGACCTTGGTGTTGATCTCGCCCGAGTCGGCGTAGCGCTCGAACGGCCGGCGCAGCTCGGACAGCGGCTTGCCCGCCTTGGACAGCAGCTCGAGCACGATCACGGCGGCGATGAGCCCGGAGTCGGCGCGGTAGTTGTCGCGGAAGTAGTAGTGCCCGGAGTGCTCCCCCCCGAACACCGCTCCCGTCTCGGCCATCACGGCCTTGATGAAGGAGTGGCCCACCCGGGTGCGGACGGGCACTCCCCCGTTCTCCCTGATGATCTCCGGTACCGCCTTGGAGCAGATGAGGTTGTACAGGATCGTGGCGCCCGGATGCTTCTCGAGCATCGCCTTGGCCACCAGCGCCGTCGTGAGAGACCCCGACAGGGGCTGGGCCTTCTCGTCGACGAGGAATACCCGATCGGCGTCACCGTCGAAGGCCAGTCCCACGTCCGCGCCCGTCTCCAGCACGCGCCGGTTGAGGTCGGCGAGGTTCTCGAGCTGGATGGGATCAGCGGGGTGGTTCGGAAAGTTGCCGTCGAGCTCGGGGTAGAGGATCTCGAGCTGGACGGGCAGCGGGGCCATCACGTGGGGCACGACGAGCCCGCCCATGCCGTTGGCCGTGTCCGCCACCACCCGCAGCGGCGTCAGGGCGTCGACGTCCACGAACGAGCGGACGTGGATCGCGTACTCGTCGACCAGGTCCTCGTGGTCGACCTGACCCCGTGCGGTTTCCCCGTTCCCCGTCATGGCGCCGGC from Acidimicrobiales bacterium includes these protein-coding regions:
- a CDS encoding acyl-CoA dehydrogenase family protein codes for the protein MNLRYSESEEQFRGELKEWLDRVLPTIGPPPAQDDWPGRRAYDTAWQRMLFDAGYAGINWQRELGGRGASPAEHLVFLEETERAHAPYVGVNFVGLLHAGPTLIAEATPEQRSRYLPAILRGDEVWCQGFSEPGAGSDLASLRTRAVRDGDCYVVTGQKIWCSFGQIGDFGELLVRTDPDVKKQAGITWLMLPMDLPGIEVRPLRTVLGSSEFA
- the secA gene encoding preprotein translocase subunit SecA, which gives rise to MSVLTKMLRAGEGKKLRRLQEIVPMINDLEPEVEALDDAALRHRTVEFRERLDQGEGLDDLLVEAFAVVREAARRVIGQRHFDVQLMGGMALHFGWIAEMKTGEGKTLVSTLPVYLNGLTGKGVHVVTVNDYLAARDAEWMGQIHRFLGLKVGLVVPEVEDAEAKREAYAADVTYGTNTEFGFDYLRDNMARSRDAMAQRGHAYAIVDEVDSILIDEARTPLIISGPAAESARLYYQFAGVVRTLKRDVDYEVDEEKRTVFPTEEGIEKVESQIGVGNLYDLVSVNYVHQLQQALRAKELYHRDKDYIVAGGEAKIVDEFTGRILEGRRWSDGLHQAVEAKERVRIKEENHTWATVTLQNYFRLYEKLAGMTGTAETEASEFANTYDLPVVPIPTNLPMVRADHPDLVYKSEQAKFEAVVEDLIERHDRGQPVLVGTASVAKSEVLSRLLDIRGIPHNVLNAKQHAREAQIVVQAGRLQAITVATNMAGRGVDILLGGNPDGLAAQEVLAQGLDPDSDEGRAARADLRAKFELQCKAEGDQIRALGGLYVLGSERHESRRIDNQLRGRSGRQGDPGESRFFLSLEDELMRLFATGAMNWVMAKALPEDVPIEAKMVTRAIERAQNTVEARNAEIRKDVLKYDEVMNEQRKVIYQRRMQVLDGEDLRERTEELLDEALDSVVMATCEGYAEDWDIAALIAEVGQYYPTKFTEEDLRHAETSDQLYESIRAEAADYYAERETTIPGGPEVARSLEREIMLQIIDQRWREHLAEMDYLREGINLRAMGQQDPLVAWQREGFSMFGQLMDAIDDDYLRYVLHVEVLTEQAAEPDLGQASYLAADDPVQGPASIAMAAQQAQQAQEQAQAALAQLPDPAAAAPEQVAAGAAASEALAAQAPTVKSDRDKIGRNDPCWCGSNKKYKLCHGR
- a CDS encoding CoA transferase, whose amino-acid sequence is MSDGPLADIRVIDCSGLIAAPGCARYLADFGADVIKVERPDGGDAARDLGWRDTRDGVSLWWKLEGRNKRCVTLDLKSAEGLEALLGLCDDAHVLVENFRPGTLERLGMGPDVLLARNPRLVITRITGFGQDGPYAGRPGFATLAEAMSGFAAINGDPDGAPLLPPVALTDEVTALVGAFATMVALHSGVGQVVDASLLESMLQVMGPLPAAYAVLGYEQPRLGSGIPYSVPRGTYRCADGSWVAISTSSEPVARRLLHLVGLGDDDGLRTNAGRSARREEVDRAVGAWIGARTMAEALESLNDADVAVAPVMGMADILGDPHVAARHAVCDVEGTPMQGVVARLSATPGRIRWSGRPLGADNEEVLGESPGG
- a CDS encoding permease-like cell division protein FtsX, yielding MGLSLDYVARETGTNLWRNRLMTIAAVLTVAVSLSLVGSALLLKQGVSTATTRWKGGVQLAVFMQPQTPVDQTQTVAQQLGSLQEVKRVTYCDQTCSWNEFRTMFANQPDLVNSATAADLPPSFRVVARDANHVQQVGTAIRSDPGVRNVVYAKQSVDTLLRVTGIAQAVLYSVAVVLLAAAAVLILNAIRMAIFARRREVAVMKLVGATNWFIRVPYMLEGVIQGLAGGVVAAGVVAVVSFLLRYSVQHYDVTLFQSIVVSGRDLFLTEIFVVFMGAVVGAGGSALGVRRFLTA
- a CDS encoding response regulator transcription factor yields the protein MVDNQISGQDGQVIRVLIADDQALFRRGLYVVLGTEGGIEVVGEAEDGAEAIAKAEELAPDVVLMDVRMPQVNGIEAARTIRTVTPSARILMLTVSDEEEDLYEAVKAGANGYLLKEISVEEVADAIRAVVQGQSLISPSMASKLLTEFNSLVRRAEERPQVPPPELTGRELEVLKLVARGMSNRDIADSLYISENTVKNHVHNILDKLHLHSRMQAVIYAVRERLIEAEDR
- the ftsE gene encoding cell division ATP-binding protein FtsE, translated to MIRLDNVTKTYKGSVCALRDCSVDIGRGEFVFLVGPSGAGKSTFIRLILREEAPDRGQIWVAGWNIGRLRHWKVPYLRRNIGCVFQDFRLLPSKSVFANVAFALEVIGRQKSVVASQVPQALDLVGLGDKWDCLPGELSGGEQQRVAIARAFVNRPLILLADEPTGNIDPGGGAVVTKLLDRISRTGTTVLMATHNDAIVNTMRRRVIELDGGIVVRDEDQGAYEAPDAQLEERPDAVAMSAEPTSAGVEGLR
- the prfB gene encoding peptide chain release factor 2 gives rise to the protein MRDFADDLAALRKRLEEAKTYLDLPGLRTRLSELEAEVGRPDLWDDADAARVATTAYGRVSGDVELLTGLDARLADTETLYELAVEEGDESVEVELAEAVADLGRQLDSLELRSLFSGEHDDRDAVAEIHAGAGGTDAQDWAEMMLRMYLRWAERRGFSVEVDEVSPGQEAGILSATFIVRGRYAYGLLAAERGVHRLVRMSPFDAQKRRQTSFASLDATPFLDDVSAVVEIDEKDLRVDTYRSSGAGGQHVNVTDSAVRITHLPTGIVVSVQNERSQHQNKAKALQILGAKLADRQREERQAELDAISGPQTDVAWGNQIRSYVLAPYQLVKDLRTNEETGNVDAVLDGDLDGFMESFLRWRRAQGDG
- a CDS encoding glucose 1-dehydrogenase — its product is MGRLDGKVALISGGARGQGEAEARIFAAEGAKVVLGDVLDEVGEKLAVEIGDASAYVHLDVSRPDDWATAVEAATNRFGKLDVLVNNAGILRFGSIERTSFEEYRQVIEVNQFGCFLGMKAAIPALKAAGGGAIVNISSTQGLEGMAGACAYTASKFAVRGMTKAAALELGRYSIRVNSVHPGGIDTPMLALDQVDQSNKDAGYRHQPIGRIGKPEEVARLVTFLASDESSYSTGAEFLIDGGMTAGLAFPGFE